The Granulicella arctica genome segment AAAGTCCGCAGTTCCGCACGTTGGTAGGAGTGGGCTTTAAAGACATCTATATCGCGGCGGATCATGTACCGCAGATTCTCCAGCATCATCCGATCGGTCTCGAAGGTATGGATGGACTTCTGCTTGATGCGATGCGTAGTAAGCAGAAGTCGGTGGATGACCTTGCTCTGCTGCCGGAGGGCCGTGGCTTTTTGCTTGCCGAGTTCGGCGGAGCGACGCAGGTGGAGGCCAACGAGCGCGCACGTGGATTGGCCGATGCTCTGACGGTGTGGCCTTCGGCCCCGGCGGCGCGTATCTATACTCAGGCGGAGGCACCGCGAGTATGGCACATTCGCGAGTCTGCGCTCGGCGCGACAGCTTTTGTTCCTGGACAGGGGACCGGCTGGGAAGGCTGGGAAGATGCAGCGGTCGATCCCGCGCAACTCGGCTCGTATCTGCGTGGGATTGCCGCGCTTATGAAGGAGTTCGGCTACCGTAGCCCGATGTATGGCCACTTTGGACAGGGCTGTGTGCACATGCGACACAACTTCGATCTGGAGACCGAGACGGGGATTCTAGCGTTCCGGGAGTTCATTGAACGAGCTGCGGAGATTGCTCTCGCGCATGGTGGATCGCTCTCCGGCGAGCATGGTGACGGGCAGGCGCGTGGCGCTCTGCTGCCGAAGATGTTTGGGCCGGAGCTGATGGAAGCGTTCCGGTCGTTCAAGCGCGTCTGGGACCCTGGGAACAAACTGAACCCGGGCAAGCTGATCGATGCGCATCAGCCGCATGAGGACCTGAGGCTCGGAGCGGACTACAAGCCGTGGCAGCCGGAGACGCACTTCGCATTCGCAGAGGATGCCGGCTCGCTGGCCTCCGCCGCACTGCGTTGCGTGGGTGTGGGTGCCTGTCGCAAACAAGACGCAGGGGCGATGTGTCCGAGCTTCATGGCGACCGGTGAGGAGCTGCATTCAACGCGTGGACGAGCTCATCTGCTGTGGGAGCTGATGCAGGGCGAGGTGCTGCCGAATCAATGGAAAAACGAGCAGGTGAAGGAGTCTTTGGACCTGTGCCTCGCATGCAAGGCATGCAAGAGCGAGTGCCCTGTTAGCGTAGATATGGCGACGTACAAAGCGGAATTCCTGGCGCATCACTATAAAGGGAAGCGTCGCCCATTGGAGCACTATGCCTTTGGCCGTATCGACTTGTGGGCGCGTCTTGCCTCGTTTGCTCCGGGGGTGGTGAACGCTATCAATGCTGCTCCAGTGATCGGTGGAGGGATGCGGTCATTACTGCATATTCATGAGAAGCGGACGTTTCCGCGCTTTGCGAAATCGTTCTTGCGAGAGCGGCAGAAGGCGCAAGCAAGTGGTTCCGGCGAGGTGTTCCTCTGGGCGGATACCTTCAATAACTACTTTCATCCCAGCACGATGCGGGCTGCCTATGCGGTGCTTCAGTCGGCGGGATTTTGCGTCTCTCTGCCGAAGCAGCATCTTTGCTGCGGACGTCCGCTGTATGACTTCGGCATGCTGGATACGGCGAAGCAGTATCTGTTGAAGGTGCTCGACGCGCTCGCTCCGCAGCTTGCTGCGGGTTCGCCGATCATTGTGCTCGAACCAAGTTGTGCCTCCGTCTTTCGCGATGAGCTGGTGAACCTTCTCCCAAAGGACCCGCGTGCCACCAAGCTCCGCGATCAAACATTTCTTCTGAGTGAGTTTTTGGTCCACCACGCTCCGAATTACGTACCTCCGCAGGTTGACGCGAAGATCATCGTGCACGGCCATTGCCATCATCGTGCAACCATGGGGATGCAGGACGAGATGAGCCTTCTGCGGGCGACGGGTGCTGAGGTCGAGTTGCTCGATTCGGGATGCTGTGGGATGGCAGGCCCGTTTGGCTTTGAGAAGGGCAAGTTTGAGGTATCGCAAACACTTGCTGAGCGTGTGCTGCTGCCAGCAGTTCGCCGAGAGGCCGAGCGGGCCATCATTGTCAGCGACGGATTCAGCTGTTGCGAGCAGATCACTCAGAACACCACCGCTCGACCAAAGCATCTAGCCGAAGTGCTTGCAGGAGGTTCATGACAATTTGGAATTAAATGGTTGGACGAGAGGTGGCGACCTTTTGCCCTTTGTGCCGGAATTCCAGGCCGCTGGGGGCTTTAGCGCCTTAGAGCGGCTTCCCGTCCAGCATCGTCGAGAGCAGCCTAATAAGGAGCGTGGCTTACGGCTATGACAGCTTCAACGAGCCGGCAGAGCGGCAGATCCAGTTTGGGGTCAGGTTTATCCTCTAGGCGTATAGCTTTGAGAGCTATAAGACGAAGTTATTCATGGAGGCCCGCACTCTTACCCGCCTTTGGCGTCTGACCGCAATCCTTGGCTTGGCTGTATGCTGTCCAACATCGTTGAAGCGGTGTCGATGCCGGGGTATAGGGGGCGACCCTGTTTAGGGAGAATCATGACCCAGTATGAAGTGCAGGCCAATATCTGTCTTGGCGGAGTTCGGAGCGGCACACATAATGGGCAAAAGAGGCTTTGTTACTAAGTGTGCTGAAGCGAGAGCGATAGACTTCTCGTACTCGAGGTTAATGGGTGAAAATAAAGATGGAAGTCTGCGATGACGAGCTCACAAAATTCGAAGCGGAGGGTGCCGCACCGTTGCCGGCGGCAAATGATCAGGGTTACCTTGAACACGAGGGAGCTCTGATCTGGTACGCCACGTATGGGGTCGGGTTACCCGTTATCTTGCTGCATGGTGGTCTTGGGCATAGTGGCAATTGGGGCTATCAAGTTCCAGCATTAGTGGGGAGTGGCTATCGCGCCATTTTGATAGACAGTCGTGGTCATGGTCGCAGCACGCGCGACACGCGACCGTTCTCGTATGAGCTAATGGCATCGGACGTCCTGGCAGTGATGGATGTGTTGCATCTTAAAAAAGCCGCCCTGGTAGGCTGGAGCGACGGTGCATGCACCGCTTTGATCCTCGCTGCGAAAGTTCCCTCTCGCATTGCGGGCGTGTTCTTCTTTGCTTGCAACATGGACCCGAGCGGCGTAAAACCATTTGAAGCTACTCCAACTCTGAACCGGTGTTTCGCTCGACACGCAGAGGACTACGCGCAGTTATCGGCTACGCCGGAGCATTTCAAAGACTTCGTTGGAGCCGTCACCTTGATGCAACAGACACAACCCAACTACTCAGCGCACGATCTCGCGAAAATCAGAGTGCCTGTCGTGATCGGACAAAGCGAGCATGACGAATTTATCAAACGCGAACATGCAGAATATCTAGCCCAGGCAATCCCGGGCGCCGAATTCATCGTCCTCAATGCAGTAAGCCACTTTGCTCCATTGCAGAGGCCTGAGCGATTTAACGCCGCAATACTTGCGTTCGTCGCCAAAGTTCTATCCCTCAACAAGTAAAGTCCCCAATCAAGATTGGGTCCAACTTTCGCCTTGCTGGCAATCCGTTGAGAAGTACCTATTCCGATTACAACGCCTGCATGGGTTCGATTGAAGCCGCACGCCGTGCAGGAATGAGGCTTGTCAGTATGCCGGTGGCAGCGAGGCTCGCAGTCAAGGTAGTCAACAAAGTGAAGTCATGATCGACATGCATCTTGCTGCTGATTGGGGCGCTCGGAATGATAGCGGCGCTGGGCGGAGTCGCCGCTATCTTTTTTGTGGATGGGACTTTGGCGTGAAGAAGTTCCAGGGCCTAAGAGCTCGATTCGCGTTGTGCGGAGATATTGTTGGGCATACCTCGTTAGAGGTGACACGGGAACATTACATCCACGCGACCTCCTCGGGCCCGCGAAATGTGGTGGGTCGGACTGTCGTAACAGCGTGACCTGAGGCAGTAGTAAGGGCGGAATTCGAAAATTTGAAGGCAGTGTAAGAGCCCAGACCCAAAGGGAAATAGCTGAAAGGTTTTGTTTTTCTTGCAGCCGCGATAGCCTACAAAAATCCCTTCCTTATAGAAAATCTTCTTTTGTCCCTCTGCCGGATAGTGATGAGTGAACGTCGGGTTGTCCTCTGAATTGCGCTCAAAGGTTACGAGCAGGTGACTGGAGGGATTGACAGCGCCAAAGAGAATCTCAGCGAGAGCGCGACCGCCCTCCTGGTCGTCATACCAGGTCTGTAGTAGCGAAGGAACGTTGGAGATCCATGACCTGGAATCAACATTACTGCCAGCAGTAACACCGACAATTGTTTTGGGATTGGCCTTCGACATCGCCGCAATCAGCTCATCACGACCTGTGGCATCCGGGAAAAAGATCCAATGGGATATAGCCTCAGCAACGCTGATGCCGTCCTTGATCGTATCGGCGGTGAATACAGGGTCTCCTGCGCAATCCTGCGTCTCACGGTGCGAGACGTCTACTCCGGACGTAAGCTTGAACCCGTACCTGAGCAAAGCGAATCGACCTGCGTTCAAGCGCCCACAGAGCGCGTGCCGACAATCTCTGCCGCTACAAGACGTGAAACGGAATCGAAGCCCGCGATGCGAGTTTCGCCACCCCTCCCTCCGGTTATAGTGTTTCTTCGGCTGTTGCAACGCGCGTTGCCAAACACCAAACTGTCCGGAAACCCGCTGGAGATGTATGCACCGTACCCTTGCAACCCTCGGCCTGCTGTCCTTTACGCCTGCTCTATGGTCTCAGATGCAGCCGTCGGTTCCTGCCGCTATAACCATTCCCTATGAAGCGAACAGGGACGGCCTCCTTACCCTGGTGGTCGAGGGCGAACACGAGAGTCGCATCAAAAATCTTGTCGCCGACTATCCCGTCCACAAGGGACACAACATAATCCTATGGGACGGAAGCTCACTCGATAGCGTAGCCCTTCCCGGCCGCTATCACGTTCGCGGGCTCTTCCATCAACGAATCGTCCCGCATCTCCAGTACTCTATCTACTCACCCGGCAATCCTCCCTGGCCTACCGCGGATGGCACCGGCGCGTGGCTCGCCGATCACACCCCTCCGGCCTCCGCGCTCTTTCTTCCCGGGGGCAGTCTCTGGCCCACCCACTCCACCGAGCCAGAGATCCTGCTTGGAGCCGAGGCTGCCGAGGCCGGCCACGCTCTGATGTGGACTGACCTGAACGGCCGCAAGCTCGGCGGCATCAAGATCCGCGGGTGGAACGGGGGAATCGCTCTCGCTCGCGACATCGGCGATGACCGCAACCCCGACCACATCGCCTACACGGTCTACGTCGTCAACCCCAGCCGCGACTTCGGCAAGACCAATCCTGGAGCGCTTCAGGTCTTCGCCATCACCAAAGGAGGGCTCACGCCGCTCGAGAAGGTCGTTGGCGGTGTCCAGACGCACGACGCCTTTCGCGAACTAGTTGGTCTCGCCGCCTGCAACGGTCTGCTGCTGCTCTCGAACCCCGCTGGAGGCGAGATTGTCGCCTTCGACGTTCGTCACAATGCACAAGCACCTTTCGCGAAGATCAAGCTTCCTCATCTTGGCGCCGTCGCTTTCGAGCCCGATGGTCATCTGCTGGTCGCCACCGAAGGCGCAATCACGCGGTTCACCCTTCATAACGACTGGCATTCCCTCTCTCTTGCCGATCCCCAGGTCGTCGTACCGGCCTCACTACTCGAGTCGCCAAAACAGATCATCGAGGCCGAACACGAAATCTACGTCACCGATTGGGGCTCGAGCCACCAGGTCAAGGTCTTCTCGGCTTCCACCGGCAGGCCGCTACGCATCATCGGGCACCCTGGCGGCCCACAACTTGGTGCTTACGATGAGCAGCGCATGGCACATCCTCTTGGAATGACCATCGATTCCAACGGCGTCCTCTGGGTCGCCGAAGAGGACTACCTGCCCAAGCGCATCAGCCGCTGGGATGTCAAAACCGGCCGCTTCCTCAACGCCTGGTATGGTCCCACGCAGTATGGCGGTGGCGGGTTTGCAGACCCGCACGATCTCTATCGCGCCTACTATCCCTCCATTGGCAACCCCGGCAGCATGGGCTTGCTCGAGTTCCGTGTCGATCCCTCAACCCTCGCTTCACCTCCCGTTCGTCCGGCACAACCTACCATTCCCGCCACGGGCCTTATCCCTTTTCAGGATACCTACAGTCAGACCTTCCGTCCGGCCCGTATCCAGCTTCCCAAGGTCGATCAATTCAACGTGGCGGTGCAGCAGCAGTTCGGCCCCACCACAACACTTGACATCGCGTACGTCGGCAATGTCGGCGAGCGGGTCTATCCCGGTGAGACCTATGGCTACGACCTCAACGAGCCGTCGCTCCCAACGACCACGGCTCAACTTGCCGCGGGCAGCGCATCTCGCCGTCCTTACTACAACCAGTTCGTAGGAACCTACAATGGAGTTGCAACCATTT includes the following:
- a CDS encoding glycoside hydrolase family 3 protein, which encodes MNAGRFALLRYGFKLTSGVDVSHRETQDCAGDPVFTADTIKDGISVAEAISHWIFFPDATGRDELIAAMSKANPKTIVGVTAGSNVDSRSWISNVPSLLQTWYDDQEGGRALAEILFGAVNPSSHLLVTFERNSEDNPTFTHHYPAEGQKKIFYKEGIFVGYRGCKKNKTFQLFPFGSGLLHCLQIFEFRPYYCLRSRCYDSPTHHISRARGGRVDVMFPCHL
- a CDS encoding alpha/beta fold hydrolase, with amino-acid sequence MKIKMEVCDDELTKFEAEGAAPLPAANDQGYLEHEGALIWYATYGVGLPVILLHGGLGHSGNWGYQVPALVGSGYRAILIDSRGHGRSTRDTRPFSYELMASDVLAVMDVLHLKKAALVGWSDGACTALILAAKVPSRIAGVFFFACNMDPSGVKPFEATPTLNRCFARHAEDYAQLSATPEHFKDFVGAVTLMQQTQPNYSAHDLAKIRVPVVIGQSEHDEFIKREHAEYLAQAIPGAEFIVLNAVSHFAPLQRPERFNAAILAFVAKVLSLNK
- a CDS encoding FAD-binding and (Fe-S)-binding domain-containing protein, whose amino-acid sequence is MLSSTSPFVVLPSSHVRAHDTFPQAGELEKQLRAEVRGEVRFDAGSRALYATDASNYRQVPIGLVVPLDEQDVETTVRICRQFDAPILSRGAGTSLAGQGCNAAVILDFSKYMNKMDAVDPTLRTIRVQPGIVLDRVREAAERFELTFAPDPATHSRCTVGGMIGNNSCGVHGLMGGKTVDNIESLDLLLYDGTRMRVGKTSVVELERLIAGGGRIGEIYGELKQLRDAYAELVRTRFPKIPRRVSGFNLDELLPENGFNVARALVGSEGTCAVILGATLQLVESPQFRTLVGVGFKDIYIAADHVPQILQHHPIGLEGMDGLLLDAMRSKQKSVDDLALLPEGRGFLLAEFGGATQVEANERARGLADALTVWPSAPAARIYTQAEAPRVWHIRESALGATAFVPGQGTGWEGWEDAAVDPAQLGSYLRGIAALMKEFGYRSPMYGHFGQGCVHMRHNFDLETETGILAFREFIERAAEIALAHGGSLSGEHGDGQARGALLPKMFGPELMEAFRSFKRVWDPGNKLNPGKLIDAHQPHEDLRLGADYKPWQPETHFAFAEDAGSLASAALRCVGVGACRKQDAGAMCPSFMATGEELHSTRGRAHLLWELMQGEVLPNQWKNEQVKESLDLCLACKACKSECPVSVDMATYKAEFLAHHYKGKRRPLEHYAFGRIDLWARLASFAPGVVNAINAAPVIGGGMRSLLHIHEKRTFPRFAKSFLRERQKAQASGSGEVFLWADTFNNYFHPSTMRAAYAVLQSAGFCVSLPKQHLCCGRPLYDFGMLDTAKQYLLKVLDALAPQLAAGSPIIVLEPSCASVFRDELVNLLPKDPRATKLRDQTFLLSEFLVHHAPNYVPPQVDAKIIVHGHCHHRATMGMQDEMSLLRATGAEVELLDSGCCGMAGPFGFEKGKFEVSQTLAERVLLPAVRREAERAIIVSDGFSCCEQITQNTTARPKHLAEVLAGGS